A single Triticum dicoccoides isolate Atlit2015 ecotype Zavitan chromosome 2A, WEW_v2.0, whole genome shotgun sequence DNA region contains:
- the LOC119354515 gene encoding uncharacterized protein LOC119354515 isoform X2 translates to MSVSASWVPMPLLRVGRPVAVGKGPLFSSMLAFSSSHASHSVHARFAHCCALYSSPRFIPFERPVLRLCHPFLHGCCWLSLLGFHVGSFVGAWVVPSLLSSYQWTQKRYVPYFLRPKNIPSMTRLKNSRMRDEVASMEVTHSQFSSYAAWYKQYEVYWFWFTQNSSRLRVDFVGASSW, encoded by the exons ATGTCGGTGTCTGCTTCGTGGGTTCCGATGCCGCTCTTGCGAGTTGGGCGTCCCGTTGCGGTGGGCAAGGGCCCCCTTTTCTCTTCGAtgttggccttttcttcttctcaTGCTTCTCATTCTGTGCACGCTCGCTTCGCCCACTGCTGCGCGCTCTATTCGTCTCCTCGCTTCATCCCGTTCGAGCGCCCTGTCCTCCGGCTCTGCCATCCGTTCCTCCATGGGTGCTGTTGGTTGAG CTTGCTTGGATTTCACGTTGGCTCTTTCGTAGGAGCGTGGGTGGTTCCGTCCTTGCTGTCCAG CTACCAATGGACGCAGAAGAGATACGTGCCATATTTTCTCCGGCCGAAGAACATTCCGTCAATGACCAGACTAAAGAACAGCCGGATGAGG GATGAAGTGGCAAGCATGGAAGTAACCCACAGTCAGTTTTCTTCATATGCGGCATGGTACAAACAATATGAG GTTTACTGGTTTTGGTTCACACAGAACAGCTCCAGGCTTAGGGTGGACTTTGTAGGAGCATCAAGTTGGTGA
- the LOC119354515 gene encoding uncharacterized protein LOC119354515 isoform X1: protein MSVSASWVPMPLLRVGRPVAVGKGPLFSSMLAFSSSHASHSVHARFAHCCALYSSPRFIPFERPVLRLCHPFLHGCCWLSLLGFHVGSFVGAWVVPSLLSSSYQWTQKRYVPYFLRPKNIPSMTRLKNSRMRDEVASMEVTHSQFSSYAAWYKQYEVYWFWFTQNSSRLRVDFVGASSW, encoded by the exons ATGTCGGTGTCTGCTTCGTGGGTTCCGATGCCGCTCTTGCGAGTTGGGCGTCCCGTTGCGGTGGGCAAGGGCCCCCTTTTCTCTTCGAtgttggccttttcttcttctcaTGCTTCTCATTCTGTGCACGCTCGCTTCGCCCACTGCTGCGCGCTCTATTCGTCTCCTCGCTTCATCCCGTTCGAGCGCCCTGTCCTCCGGCTCTGCCATCCGTTCCTCCATGGGTGCTGTTGGTTGAG CTTGCTTGGATTTCACGTTGGCTCTTTCGTAGGAGCGTGGGTGGTTCCGTCCTTGCTGTCCAG CAGCTACCAATGGACGCAGAAGAGATACGTGCCATATTTTCTCCGGCCGAAGAACATTCCGTCAATGACCAGACTAAAGAACAGCCGGATGAGG GATGAAGTGGCAAGCATGGAAGTAACCCACAGTCAGTTTTCTTCATATGCGGCATGGTACAAACAATATGAG GTTTACTGGTTTTGGTTCACACAGAACAGCTCCAGGCTTAGGGTGGACTTTGTAGGAGCATCAAGTTGGTGA